The Nocardioides pantholopis genome window below encodes:
- a CDS encoding site-specific tyrosine recombinase XerD gives MRTYLDHLSVERGLAANTLSSYRRDLRRYVDHLAAQGIGELSEVTEATVSGFLVRLREGDGEHPPLGSSSAARTVVAVRGFHRFAVADGLAETDPAATVKPPTPAKRLPKALPLSDVEAILEAAGAPGTTLALRDWALLEVLYGTGARISEAVGLDVDDLDWGPAGPDGAEGAGDGTVLLRGKGGKERLVPVGSYAREAVQAYLVRSRPELATAATGTGSGGALFLNARGGRLSRQSAWAVLVKAADRAGVTRDVSPHTLRHSFATHLIDGGADVRVVQELLGHASVTTTQVYTLVTVDNLREVFAAAHPRARD, from the coding sequence GTGCGCACCTACCTCGACCACCTCTCGGTGGAGCGCGGCCTGGCCGCCAACACCCTGTCGTCCTACCGGCGCGACCTGCGCCGCTACGTCGACCACCTCGCGGCCCAGGGCATCGGGGAGCTCTCGGAGGTCACCGAGGCGACCGTCTCCGGCTTCCTGGTCCGGCTGCGCGAGGGCGACGGCGAGCACCCCCCGCTCGGCTCCAGCTCCGCGGCCCGCACGGTCGTGGCGGTGCGCGGCTTCCACCGGTTCGCGGTCGCCGACGGGCTGGCCGAGACCGACCCGGCGGCCACCGTGAAGCCGCCGACCCCGGCCAAGAGGCTGCCCAAGGCGCTGCCGCTCTCCGACGTCGAGGCCATCCTCGAGGCCGCCGGCGCGCCCGGCACCACGCTCGCGCTGCGGGACTGGGCCCTGCTGGAGGTGCTCTACGGCACCGGCGCGCGGATCTCCGAGGCCGTCGGGCTCGATGTCGACGACCTCGACTGGGGCCCCGCCGGTCCCGACGGGGCCGAGGGCGCCGGGGACGGGACCGTGCTCCTGCGCGGCAAGGGCGGCAAGGAGCGCCTGGTCCCGGTCGGCTCCTACGCGCGGGAGGCCGTGCAGGCCTACCTGGTCCGGTCCCGGCCCGAGCTCGCGACCGCCGCGACCGGCACCGGCAGCGGCGGGGCGCTGTTCCTGAACGCCCGTGGCGGCCGGCTGTCGCGCCAGTCCGCCTGGGCGGTGCTGGTCAAGGCCGCCGACCGAGCCGGCGTCACCCGCGACGTGTCGCCGCACACGCTGCGGCACTCCTTCGCCACCCACCTCATCGACGGCGGCGCCGACGTCCGCGTGGTCCAGGAGCTGCTGGGGCACGCCTCGGTGACGACCACGCAGGTCTACACGCTGGTCACTGTCGACAACCTGCGCGAGGTCTTCGCCGCCGCCCACCCGCGGGCGCGCGACTGA
- the cmk gene encoding (d)CMP kinase — translation MSNAIVVAVDGPSGSGKSSTSRGVAVRLGLRYLDTGAMFRAMTWAMLEAGVPVEDAEAVAGRAVEPTIVSGTDPLAPTITVDGVDVAEAIRGEAVTRAVSPVSAVPDVRARLLELQREVIRQAVLDGPGIVVEGRDIGSVVAPDAPVKVYLTADPAARAARRAAEEGGSDLAATQQSLLARDRIDSGRKTAPLVQADGAVHIDTTGYTLDEVIDQVVDLVRAVE, via the coding sequence GTGAGCAACGCGATCGTGGTGGCGGTGGACGGACCGTCGGGCTCGGGCAAGTCGAGCACGTCGCGCGGGGTGGCCGTGCGGCTGGGTCTGCGCTACCTGGACACCGGCGCGATGTTCCGTGCGATGACCTGGGCGATGCTGGAGGCCGGCGTCCCGGTGGAGGACGCCGAGGCGGTCGCCGGCCGGGCCGTGGAGCCGACGATCGTGTCCGGCACCGACCCGCTGGCCCCGACGATCACCGTCGACGGCGTCGACGTGGCCGAGGCGATCCGGGGCGAGGCCGTGACCCGGGCCGTGTCGCCGGTCAGCGCCGTCCCCGACGTACGCGCGCGGCTGCTGGAACTGCAGCGCGAGGTCATCCGGCAGGCAGTCCTCGACGGGCCCGGCATCGTCGTCGAGGGCCGCGACATCGGCTCGGTCGTCGCCCCGGACGCCCCGGTGAAGGTGTACCTGACCGCCGACCCGGCTGCCCGGGCCGCGCGCCGCGCCGCCGAGGAGGGTGGCAGCGACCTCGCCGCGACCCAGCAGTCGCTGCTGGCCCGCGACCGGATCGACTCCGGACGGAAGACCGCCCCGCTGGTGCAGGCCGACGGCGCCGTCCACATCGACACCACGGGGTACACGCTCGACGAGGTGATCGACCAGGTCGTGGACCTGGTGAGAGCCGTCGAGTGA
- a CDS encoding pseudouridine synthase, with amino-acid sequence MSGPEIETDDEGLVRLQKLLAQSGVASRRKCEELMLGGLVEVDGEVVTRLGTKVDPRTAVIRVEGKRLPPVSEQVYLVLNKPRGVVSTMSDPEGRRTLSDLVADRPERLFHVGRLDTDTSGLLLLTNDGDFAHRMAHPSYEVDKTYVAEVEGEVTRATIKKLLAGVTLEDGPVAVSRAKVVPSGPQYGKDRSIVELVIHEGRNRIVRRLLDSVGHPVRRLTRTAFGPVRLTGLKPGELRDLTREELGELLDTAQL; translated from the coding sequence ATGAGCGGCCCCGAGATCGAGACCGACGACGAGGGCCTGGTCCGCCTGCAGAAGCTGCTGGCCCAGTCGGGCGTGGCCTCGCGGCGCAAGTGCGAGGAGCTGATGCTCGGCGGGCTGGTCGAGGTCGACGGCGAGGTCGTCACCCGGCTCGGCACCAAGGTCGACCCGCGCACCGCCGTGATCCGCGTCGAGGGCAAGCGGCTGCCGCCGGTCTCCGAGCAGGTCTACCTGGTGCTCAACAAGCCGCGCGGCGTGGTGTCGACGATGTCGGACCCCGAGGGCCGCCGGACCCTCTCGGACCTGGTGGCGGACCGCCCCGAGCGGCTCTTCCACGTGGGCCGGCTGGACACCGACACCTCCGGGCTGCTGCTGCTGACCAACGACGGCGACTTCGCCCACCGGATGGCGCACCCCTCCTACGAGGTCGACAAGACCTACGTGGCCGAGGTCGAGGGCGAGGTCACCCGCGCCACGATCAAGAAGCTGCTCGCCGGGGTGACCCTGGAGGACGGCCCGGTCGCGGTGTCGCGCGCGAAGGTGGTGCCCTCCGGGCCGCAGTACGGCAAGGACCGGTCCATCGTCGAGCTGGTGATCCACGAGGGCCGCAACCGGATCGTGCGCCGGCTCCTGGACTCGGTGGGCCATCCGGTCCGCCGCCTGACCCGGACCGCGTTCGGGCCGGTCCGGCTGACCGGCCTCAAGCCCGGCGAGCTGCGCGACCTGACCCGCGAGGAGCTCGGCGAGCTCCTGGACACCGCCCAGCTCTGA
- a CDS encoding VOC family protein, which yields MSVRDADAMIAWLSAVGFVEHATYRDQADPSVVVHAEWLWPGGGGLMFGSQRPDAAVDNVGGSAAYLVADDPDAVFEAALAAGGTVQRAMEDQDYGGRGGSVADPEGNHWSFGSYQPS from the coding sequence ATGTCCGTCCGGGACGCCGATGCGATGATCGCGTGGCTCTCCGCGGTGGGGTTCGTGGAGCACGCGACGTACCGCGACCAGGCCGACCCGTCGGTCGTCGTGCACGCCGAGTGGCTGTGGCCGGGTGGTGGCGGACTGATGTTCGGGTCCCAGCGGCCGGACGCGGCTGTCGACAACGTCGGCGGCTCGGCGGCGTACCTGGTCGCGGACGACCCGGACGCCGTCTTCGAGGCGGCGCTCGCCGCCGGCGGCACGGTGCAGCGGGCGATGGAGGACCAGGACTACGGCGGACGCGGCGGCAGCGTCGCCGACCCCGAGGGCAACCACTGGTCGTTCGGCAGCTACCAGCCCTCCTGA
- a CDS encoding prephenate dehydrogenase: protein MAQPASGAVQLTGPVEVVGAGLLGASIGLACRRAGIDVVLSDISSEHLRTASGLGAGRARTEADRPQLVVVAVPPDHLGEVIAAALDASADTGAVVTDVGSVKAGPLAALADHPEAARYVGSHPMAGSEQSGPLTATAALFDGRPWAITPHPDSAVDAVELVEELVRLCGGVPVWLTPGEHDRAVARTSHVPHLLASLVAARLADAPENHLALSGQGVRDVTRVAAGDPGLYGQIVSANAEAVLDLLGEVRDELERVIDAVGRRDRGSLETLLARGAAGTRAIPGKHGGPPRPMRSVWVSVPDHAGELARLLADAVASEVNIEDIRIDHDPARPVGLVELVVEESRAEHLLGSLESRGWATQR from the coding sequence GTGGCGCAACCAGCGAGCGGGGCCGTGCAGCTCACCGGTCCCGTCGAGGTCGTCGGCGCCGGGCTGTTGGGTGCCTCCATCGGCCTGGCCTGCCGGCGGGCCGGCATCGACGTGGTCCTCAGCGACATCTCCTCCGAGCACCTGCGCACCGCCTCCGGGCTCGGCGCCGGGCGCGCCCGGACCGAGGCCGACCGCCCCCAGCTGGTCGTCGTCGCCGTGCCGCCCGACCACCTCGGCGAGGTCATCGCGGCGGCCCTGGACGCCAGCGCCGACACCGGCGCGGTGGTCACCGACGTCGGCTCGGTGAAGGCCGGCCCCCTCGCCGCCCTCGCCGACCACCCCGAGGCGGCCCGGTACGTCGGCAGCCACCCGATGGCCGGCAGCGAGCAGTCCGGCCCGCTGACCGCGACCGCGGCGCTCTTCGACGGCCGCCCCTGGGCGATCACCCCGCACCCGGACTCGGCGGTGGACGCCGTCGAGCTGGTCGAGGAGCTGGTCCGGCTGTGTGGCGGGGTGCCGGTGTGGCTGACCCCTGGCGAGCACGACCGCGCCGTCGCGCGCACCTCCCACGTGCCGCACCTGCTGGCGTCCCTGGTCGCGGCCCGGCTGGCCGACGCCCCGGAGAACCACCTCGCGCTGTCCGGGCAGGGGGTCCGGGACGTCACCCGGGTCGCCGCCGGCGACCCGGGGCTCTACGGCCAGATCGTCTCGGCGAACGCCGAGGCGGTGCTGGACCTGCTCGGCGAGGTCCGCGACGAGCTGGAGCGGGTCATCGACGCCGTCGGCCGGCGCGACCGCGGCAGCCTGGAGACCCTGCTGGCCCGCGGCGCGGCCGGGACCCGGGCGATCCCCGGCAAGCACGGCGGGCCGCCGCGGCCGATGCGCTCGGTGTGGGTCTCGGTCCCCGACCACGCCGGCGAGCTGGCCCGGCTGCTGGCCGACGCGGTCGCCAGCGAGGTCAACATCGAGGACATCCGCATCGACCACGACCCGGCCCGGCCGGTCGGGCTCGTGGAGCTCGTCGTCGAGGAGTCGCGCGCCGAGCACCTGCTCGGGTCCCTGGAATCTCGCGGCTGGGCCACGCAACGGTAG
- a CDS encoding ParA family protein encodes MPVFPEPAPVTEHGNARVISMCNQKGGVGKTTTTINLGAALAEYGRKVLLVDFDPQGSLSVGLGLNPHEMDLTVYNLLMERDVKVEDVIVPSGVPGMDLLPSNIDLSAAEVQLVHEVAREQTLARVLAPAVKDYDVILIDCQPSLGLLTVNALTASDGVIVPLECEYFALRGVALLKTTIDKVTERLNPRLVIDGVLGTMYDGRTLHAREVMERLVDAWGERVFHTVIRRTIKFSDSTVAGEPITSYASSSAGADSYRQLAREVLARCLDG; translated from the coding sequence ATGCCGGTGTTCCCCGAGCCGGCGCCGGTGACCGAGCACGGCAACGCCCGGGTCATCTCGATGTGCAACCAGAAGGGCGGGGTCGGCAAGACGACCACGACCATCAACCTCGGCGCGGCGCTGGCCGAGTACGGCCGCAAGGTGCTCCTCGTCGACTTCGACCCGCAGGGCTCGCTGTCGGTGGGTCTGGGGCTCAACCCCCACGAGATGGACCTGACGGTCTACAACCTGCTGATGGAGCGCGACGTCAAGGTCGAGGACGTCATCGTCCCCTCCGGCGTGCCCGGCATGGACCTGCTGCCGTCCAACATCGACCTCTCGGCCGCCGAGGTGCAGCTGGTGCACGAGGTGGCCCGCGAGCAGACCCTGGCCCGGGTGCTGGCGCCGGCGGTCAAGGACTACGACGTCATCCTCATCGACTGCCAGCCCTCGCTCGGGCTGCTGACCGTCAACGCGCTCACCGCCTCCGACGGCGTCATCGTGCCCCTGGAGTGCGAGTACTTCGCGCTGCGCGGGGTCGCGCTGCTGAAGACCACCATCGACAAGGTCACCGAGCGGCTGAACCCGCGCCTGGTCATCGACGGCGTGCTCGGCACCATGTACGACGGCCGCACCCTGCACGCGCGCGAGGTCATGGAGCGGCTGGTCGACGCCTGGGGCGAGCGGGTCTTCCACACAGTGATCCGCCGCACCATCAAGTTCTCCGACTCCACCGTCGCCGGCGAGCCGATCACCTCCTACGCCTCGTCCTCCGCCGGCGCCGACTCCTACCGCCAGCTGGCCCGGGAGGTGCTCGCTCGATGCCTCGACGGGTGA
- a CDS encoding DEAD/DEAH box helicase yields MADVPRLDVPTGADADEVYDRLVDWADRQGLALYPHQDEAVIELLGGANVVLATPTGSGKSMVATAAHAAALATDRVSFYTAPIKALVSEKFFALCEVFGADNVGMLTGDAAVNADAPIICCTAEVLANIALREGERADVGLVVMDEFHFYAEPDRGWAWQVPLLELPQAQFLLMSATLGDVTDLAADLTRRNGRATAVVADAERPVPLTFSYALTPLAETLEELVTTGQAPVYVVHFTQAAAVEHATSLLNAGWIPKPGPELAERLGGFRFGAGFGKTLSKLLRRGIGVHHAGMLPRYRRLVEQLAQAGLLQVICGTDTLGVGINVPIRTVLFTGLAKFDGTRQRVLRSREFLQIAGRAGRAGYDTAGYVVVQAPEHVIENERAKAKAAAKNAAMSVEKQAKRKSKAQLKKAPDGVVVWSEQTFDKLVAGTPEPLVSRMRVDNAMLINVVAREEDGFAVLRRLLTDNHEDRRQQLRLVRRALRLARSLVRSGILTRLEEPDEFGRRYVLTVDLPVDFALNQPLAHFALAALDVLDPDSPDHAADVVSVVEAVLEAPRQVLMAQQFAARGEAVAELKADGVEYEERMALLEQITWPQPLAELLGATYEIYRQTHPWLPEDALSPKSVVREMYEQGMSFTDFVGRYQLARSEGLVLRYLTDAYRTLRHTVPEQHRTAELDDLEEWLGETVRQTDSSLLDEWEALTDPAAVARKAAELARHEPPPSPRPISRQERAFTVMVRNAMWRRVELVARDDLDGLMRLERAAAERTEPARSVPMTRSRWDEAIEAYYDEHDSVGTDAAARAPKLLAIEHATGVPAGVDEDEHPGTARLWRLTQTLDDPAGDHDWVIEAVADLDASDEAGELVLATTAMRRL; encoded by the coding sequence ATGGCCGACGTCCCCCGGCTCGACGTCCCCACCGGCGCCGACGCCGACGAGGTCTACGACCGCCTCGTCGACTGGGCCGACCGCCAGGGGCTGGCCCTCTACCCGCACCAGGACGAGGCAGTCATCGAGCTGCTCGGCGGCGCGAACGTCGTGCTGGCCACGCCCACCGGCTCGGGTAAGTCGATGGTCGCGACCGCGGCCCACGCCGCGGCCCTGGCCACCGACCGGGTGAGCTTCTACACCGCGCCCATCAAGGCGCTGGTCAGCGAGAAGTTCTTCGCGCTCTGCGAGGTCTTCGGCGCCGACAACGTCGGCATGCTCACCGGCGACGCGGCGGTGAACGCCGACGCGCCGATCATCTGCTGCACCGCCGAGGTGCTCGCCAACATCGCGCTGCGCGAGGGCGAGCGCGCCGACGTCGGCCTCGTCGTCATGGACGAGTTCCACTTCTACGCCGAGCCCGACCGGGGCTGGGCCTGGCAGGTGCCGCTGCTGGAGCTGCCGCAGGCGCAGTTCCTGTTGATGTCGGCCACGCTGGGCGACGTCACCGACCTGGCGGCCGACCTGACCCGTCGCAACGGGCGCGCCACTGCGGTCGTCGCCGACGCCGAGCGCCCGGTGCCGCTGACCTTCAGCTACGCGCTGACCCCGCTGGCCGAGACGCTCGAGGAGCTGGTCACGACCGGTCAGGCGCCGGTCTACGTCGTGCACTTCACCCAGGCCGCCGCGGTCGAGCACGCCACCTCGCTGCTGAACGCCGGCTGGATCCCCAAGCCCGGCCCGGAGCTGGCCGAGCGGCTGGGTGGGTTCCGGTTCGGCGCCGGCTTCGGCAAGACCCTCTCCAAGCTGCTGCGCCGCGGGATCGGCGTGCACCACGCCGGGATGCTGCCGCGCTACCGGCGGCTGGTCGAGCAGCTCGCCCAGGCGGGGCTGCTCCAGGTCATCTGCGGCACCGACACCCTCGGGGTCGGGATCAACGTGCCGATCCGCACGGTGCTGTTCACCGGCCTGGCGAAGTTCGACGGCACCCGCCAGCGGGTGCTGCGCAGCCGGGAGTTCCTCCAGATCGCCGGCCGCGCGGGGCGCGCCGGCTACGACACGGCCGGGTACGTCGTGGTGCAGGCGCCCGAGCACGTCATCGAGAACGAGCGCGCCAAGGCCAAGGCCGCCGCCAAGAACGCCGCGATGAGCGTCGAGAAGCAGGCCAAGCGGAAGTCCAAGGCCCAGCTGAAGAAGGCCCCGGACGGCGTCGTGGTCTGGTCCGAGCAGACCTTCGACAAGCTCGTCGCCGGCACCCCCGAGCCGCTGGTGTCCCGGATGCGCGTGGACAACGCGATGCTGATCAACGTCGTGGCCCGTGAGGAGGACGGGTTCGCGGTGCTGCGCCGGCTGCTGACCGACAACCACGAGGACCGCCGCCAGCAGCTGCGCCTGGTCCGGCGCGCGCTGCGGCTGGCCCGCTCGCTGGTCCGCTCCGGGATCCTGACCCGGCTCGAGGAGCCCGACGAGTTCGGCCGGCGCTACGTGCTCACCGTCGATCTGCCCGTGGACTTCGCGCTCAACCAGCCGCTCGCGCACTTCGCGCTGGCCGCCCTCGACGTGCTCGACCCCGACTCGCCCGACCACGCCGCCGACGTGGTCTCGGTGGTCGAGGCGGTGCTGGAGGCGCCCCGCCAGGTGCTGATGGCCCAGCAGTTCGCAGCCCGCGGGGAGGCCGTGGCCGAGCTGAAGGCCGACGGCGTCGAGTACGAGGAGCGGATGGCGCTGCTGGAGCAGATCACCTGGCCCCAGCCGCTCGCCGAGCTGCTCGGCGCGACGTACGAGATCTATCGCCAGACCCACCCCTGGCTGCCCGAGGACGCGCTCTCGCCGAAGTCGGTGGTGCGCGAGATGTACGAGCAGGGCATGAGCTTCACCGACTTCGTGGGCCGCTACCAGCTCGCGCGCTCCGAGGGGCTGGTGCTGCGCTACCTCACCGACGCCTACCGGACCCTGCGGCACACGGTCCCCGAGCAGCACCGCACCGCCGAGCTCGACGATCTCGAGGAGTGGCTGGGGGAGACCGTGCGCCAGACCGACTCCTCGCTGCTCGACGAGTGGGAGGCGCTCACCGACCCCGCGGCCGTGGCCCGGAAGGCCGCCGAGCTGGCCCGGCACGAGCCGCCGCCGTCACCGCGGCCGATCTCGCGCCAGGAGCGCGCCTTCACCGTGATGGTCCGCAACGCGATGTGGCGCCGCGTTGAGCTCGTCGCCCGCGACGACCTCGACGGACTGATGCGCCTGGAGCGGGCGGCCGCGGAGCGTACCGAGCCGGCCCGGTCCGTGCCGATGACCCGCTCGCGGTGGGACGAGGCGATCGAGGCCTACTACGACGAGCACGACTCGGTCGGCACCGACGCCGCGGCCCGGGCCCCGAAGCTGCTCGCGATCGAGCACGCCACCGGGGTCCCGGCGGGCGTCGACGAGGACGAGCATCCGGGCACCGCACGGCTGTGGCGGCTCACCCAGACCCTCGACGACCCGGCAGGCGACCACGACTGGGTGATCGAGGCCGTGGCCGACCTGGACGCCTCCGACGAGGCCGGCGAGCTGGTCCTGGCCACGACCGCGATGCGGCGGCTCTGA
- a CDS encoding segregation and condensation protein A, with amino-acid sequence MTSAPESTTSGPRSGAAQPGDQPREQPGDEPGGFAVRLENFEGPFDLLLSLIAKHKLDITEVALSQVTDEFIAHVKAGGPVWDLEQTTSFLLVASTLLDLKAARLLPQGDVEDEEDLALLEARDLLFARLLQYRAFKLVAGVLETRLGAEARRHPRAVGLEDRFANLLPEVLIGIGLEQFAALAAKAMEPKPVVEVSLQHIHANTVSVREQAGIVVDRLRRSGTMTFRALCGDSPDRLTTVARFLALLELFREGVVSFDQVTPLGELSVRWTGEDDADVDELVRDEFDGAPTEPAAPDVRGTPEGEDT; translated from the coding sequence ATGACCTCGGCGCCCGAGAGCACGACCAGCGGCCCCCGGTCCGGGGCCGCCCAGCCCGGTGATCAGCCGAGGGAGCAGCCCGGGGACGAGCCCGGCGGGTTCGCGGTGCGCCTGGAGAACTTCGAGGGCCCCTTCGACCTGCTGCTCAGCCTGATCGCCAAGCACAAGCTCGACATCACCGAGGTCGCGCTCTCCCAGGTCACCGACGAGTTCATCGCCCACGTCAAGGCCGGCGGCCCGGTCTGGGACCTGGAGCAGACCACGTCCTTCCTGCTGGTCGCCTCCACGCTGCTGGACCTCAAGGCCGCCCGGCTGCTCCCGCAGGGCGACGTCGAGGACGAGGAGGACCTCGCCCTGCTCGAGGCCCGCGACCTGCTCTTCGCGCGGCTGCTGCAGTACCGCGCCTTCAAGCTCGTCGCCGGCGTGCTCGAGACCCGGCTGGGCGCCGAGGCCCGCCGGCACCCGCGGGCCGTGGGGCTGGAGGACCGCTTCGCGAACCTGCTGCCCGAGGTGCTGATCGGGATCGGCCTGGAGCAGTTCGCCGCCCTCGCCGCGAAGGCGATGGAGCCCAAGCCGGTGGTCGAGGTGAGCCTGCAGCACATCCACGCCAACACCGTCAGCGTCCGCGAGCAGGCCGGCATCGTCGTGGACCGGCTGCGCCGCAGCGGCACCATGACCTTCCGGGCCCTGTGCGGCGACTCGCCGGACCGGCTCACGACAGTGGCCCGCTTCCTGGCCCTGCTGGAGCTGTTCCGCGAGGGCGTGGTCTCCTTCGACCAGGTGACCCCGCTGGGCGAGTTGAGCGTGCGCTGGACCGGCGAGGACGACGCGGACGTCGACGAGCTGGTCCGCGACGAGTTCGACGGCGCCCCCACCGAGCCCGCCGCCCCCGACGTACGCGGGACCCCCGAAGGAGAGGACACATGA
- a CDS encoding GNAT family N-acetyltransferase: MSQVDVANAPENSRYEARIGGELAGFADYVLREGRIVFTHTEVDDAFEGQGVGSALAQGALDDVRRSGNRDVVPMCSFIKVWIDKHPDYADLVADPV; this comes from the coding sequence ATGAGTCAGGTCGACGTCGCCAACGCACCGGAGAACAGCCGCTACGAGGCCCGGATCGGCGGGGAGCTCGCCGGGTTCGCCGACTACGTGCTGCGCGAGGGCCGCATCGTGTTCACCCACACCGAGGTCGACGACGCCTTCGAGGGCCAGGGCGTCGGCTCCGCGCTCGCGCAGGGCGCGCTCGACGACGTACGCCGCAGCGGGAACCGCGACGTGGTGCCGATGTGCTCGTTCATCAAGGTCTGGATCGACAAGCACCCCGACTACGCCGACCTGGTCGCCGACCCGGTCTGA
- a CDS encoding helix-turn-helix domain-containing protein, translating to MAAVPAPLAPYVTSVVAYDVRSGAPGTHRGLPSGSLTLVLPVGDPLDVGWSGAPQSRARHWSTLAGLSSRAAQIHHGGTQVGVQLALSPAGARALLGVPAAALAGEIVELPDVVPALAHLPEQLAETPAARRAGVVLRALARVGRSELRPRADVGLALAQLTRGVPVGAVAEEVGLSRRHLTTLVRAECGLAPKELQRVSRLEASRDALRAGRRLADVAAACGYADQAHLTRDWTALAGCTPTTWLREEFPFVQDLGGGVGAESGP from the coding sequence GTGGCAGCGGTGCCGGCGCCCCTCGCGCCGTACGTCACCTCGGTGGTGGCCTACGACGTGCGCTCGGGTGCGCCCGGGACCCACCGCGGGCTGCCCTCGGGCTCGCTGACCCTGGTGCTGCCGGTGGGCGACCCGCTCGACGTCGGCTGGAGCGGGGCGCCGCAGAGCCGGGCGCGGCACTGGTCGACGCTGGCCGGGCTGAGCAGCCGCGCGGCGCAGATCCACCACGGCGGCACCCAGGTCGGCGTGCAACTGGCGCTGAGCCCGGCGGGCGCGCGAGCGCTGCTCGGGGTCCCGGCCGCCGCGCTGGCGGGGGAGATCGTCGAGCTGCCCGACGTCGTCCCGGCGCTCGCGCACCTGCCGGAGCAGCTCGCGGAGACCCCCGCGGCCCGGCGCGCCGGCGTGGTCCTGCGCGCCCTGGCCCGGGTGGGCCGCAGCGAGCTCCGGCCCCGCGCCGACGTGGGCCTGGCCCTGGCCCAGCTCACCCGCGGCGTCCCGGTCGGGGCGGTCGCCGAGGAGGTCGGCCTCAGCCGACGCCACCTCACGACGCTGGTGCGTGCGGAGTGCGGGCTGGCGCCCAAGGAGCTGCAGCGGGTCAGCCGGCTCGAGGCCTCGCGAGACGCGCTGCGCGCCGGCCGGCGGCTGGCCGACGTCGCCGCGGCGTGCGGGTACGCCGACCAGGCGCACCTGACGCGGGACTGGACGGCCCTGGCCGGCTGCACCCCGACCACCTGGCTGCGCGAGGAGTTCCCATTCGTCCAAGACCTCGGCGGGGGAGTCGGGGCAGAGTCGGGGCCATGA
- the scpB gene encoding SMC-Scp complex subunit ScpB has product MSDEVSTPAELRPALEAVLMVADQPLDALTLASAVGHSVDEVQAALAALAAEYAEQGRGFELRNVAGGWRYYTREEYAGVVEAFVLEGQQARLTQAALETLAVVAYKQPVSRARVSAIRGVNVDGVMRTLLARGLVEEAGQDTETGANQYRTTSYFLERIGVTSLEDLPELAPYLPDMDDLEDELTAMAQPSEPPVSPQTPTHTPAPDQEHQA; this is encoded by the coding sequence ATGAGCGACGAGGTCTCGACCCCCGCCGAGCTGCGGCCCGCGCTGGAGGCCGTGCTGATGGTGGCCGACCAGCCGCTGGACGCGCTCACGCTGGCCAGCGCCGTGGGGCACTCCGTCGACGAGGTGCAGGCCGCGCTGGCAGCCTTGGCCGCCGAGTACGCCGAGCAGGGCCGCGGCTTCGAGCTGCGCAACGTCGCCGGCGGCTGGCGCTACTACACCCGCGAGGAGTACGCCGGGGTCGTCGAGGCCTTCGTGCTCGAGGGCCAGCAGGCCCGGCTCACCCAGGCCGCGCTGGAGACGCTGGCAGTGGTCGCCTACAAGCAACCGGTCTCCCGCGCCCGGGTCTCGGCGATCCGCGGCGTGAACGTCGACGGGGTGATGCGCACGCTCCTCGCCCGCGGGCTGGTCGAGGAGGCCGGCCAGGACACCGAGACCGGCGCCAACCAGTACCGCACCACCAGCTACTTCCTGGAGCGGATCGGGGTGACCTCCCTGGAGGACCTGCCCGAGCTGGCGCCGTACCTGCCCGACATGGACGACCTCGAGGACGAGCTGACCGCGATGGCCCAGCCCTCCGAGCCTCCCGTGAGCCCCCAGACCCCCACCCACACCCCCGCACCCGACCAGGAGCACCAGGCATGA